One Paenarthrobacter aurescens TC1 DNA window includes the following coding sequences:
- a CDS encoding putative S-layer domain protein (identified by match to protein family HMM PF00395) has protein sequence MKKQSFSRRLLAPVAGMSLLAASFAGAPAAVAAGTASISGSVQMQAGSNASMIIIDAYKDGEYYDETRIWSESGDYTLEGLEPGTYKLLFSAHGDEQNLPIAEWYDDEESQGAAQSITLAGGESRSGVSAIMSSGASVSGKVTVPAGVDATKVTVEAIRDGEYSSHRAAVKADGSYSLTNLFSGNYRISFDWGNPWDQDPTPSQIIRSYLGGKDWSTATLLNVPKQGNITGQNITLAPAGLVTGKVTLPAGVDATKVSVHLENTADPHGGGGFATPKANGDFSVGGLIPSTYKISFSWSGNDSPILSAYYGPSGATWDTATLVNVPALQPVSGVNQTLIAAAKIKGKVTVPAGFSPSNVLVMAKDPIDLSWKGSGQTDSTGAFTIGGLPAGSYKLQYSANNQNLLEQWQGQKLDASASTAVTVTTGQTQTVANEALVAGAAVSGTLSVPAGSSSQATFATLVGPAGVVTQSQVAGNGSFSFDRLPAGSYSIEFNRSSGLTTTVEASFFKDKSESAGTSSATKVTVATGEIKSGLTSTSKTGGTLTGKVVGTDGQPLNNVPVRVYTKDGSLVTRGANTIADGTFKVTGLSTGSYLVSANMIPTRPSGSLGTIFSGNVKTEGAASNVATTVGTNTDIGTLSFATAGNAGTGFTDVPAGGQFSTEITWMATAGISTGWTEADGSKTFRPLSPVNRDAMAAFMYRLAGKPSFTPPATSPFADVPTNSQFYKEITWLADKGVSTGWTEADGSKTYRPVQAVNRDAMAAFMYRLAGKPAFTPPVTSPFTDVPTGSQFYKEITWLAAQGISTGWTEADNSKTFRPVNAVNRDAMAAFMYRYNAKFNAS, from the coding sequence ATGAAGAAACAGAGTTTTTCGCGGAGATTACTTGCGCCCGTTGCCGGAATGTCTCTCCTCGCAGCCTCGTTCGCGGGCGCTCCGGCAGCAGTCGCAGCAGGTACGGCAAGCATCAGCGGAAGTGTCCAGATGCAAGCAGGCTCAAACGCATCCATGATCATCATTGACGCGTATAAGGACGGGGAGTACTACGACGAAACGAGGATCTGGAGTGAGTCCGGCGACTATACGTTGGAGGGCCTGGAGCCAGGTACATATAAGTTACTGTTCAGTGCACATGGCGACGAACAGAACCTGCCTATCGCTGAGTGGTACGACGACGAGGAGTCCCAGGGGGCTGCGCAATCCATCACGCTAGCCGGTGGTGAATCCCGAAGCGGAGTCTCAGCCATCATGAGTAGCGGCGCATCGGTCAGCGGCAAGGTAACCGTTCCAGCCGGCGTTGATGCCACCAAGGTAACGGTAGAAGCGATTCGCGACGGAGAATACAGCTCCCACCGTGCAGCCGTAAAGGCCGACGGAAGCTACTCGCTCACCAACCTGTTCTCCGGTAATTACAGGATCAGCTTCGACTGGGGAAACCCTTGGGACCAAGACCCCACACCAAGCCAAATCATTAGAAGCTACCTCGGTGGCAAAGATTGGTCCACGGCCACGTTGCTTAACGTTCCCAAGCAGGGGAACATCACGGGCCAGAACATCACGCTGGCACCTGCCGGCCTCGTAACCGGCAAAGTGACGCTGCCCGCCGGAGTGGACGCCACAAAGGTTTCCGTCCACCTGGAAAACACTGCCGACCCCCACGGCGGCGGAGGATTCGCCACACCGAAAGCTAATGGTGACTTCTCTGTTGGCGGACTCATACCATCTACTTACAAAATCTCCTTCTCCTGGAGCGGCAACGACTCACCGATCCTGTCCGCCTACTATGGACCGTCAGGCGCAACCTGGGACACCGCCACCTTGGTCAACGTTCCTGCCCTTCAGCCGGTCAGCGGAGTAAACCAGACGCTGATTGCCGCTGCGAAGATCAAAGGCAAGGTGACCGTCCCGGCCGGCTTCTCGCCGTCGAACGTCTTGGTCATGGCAAAAGACCCAATCGACCTCTCCTGGAAGGGCAGCGGGCAAACCGACTCAACAGGTGCTTTCACCATCGGCGGGCTCCCCGCTGGGTCCTACAAGCTGCAGTACTCAGCCAATAACCAGAACCTCCTTGAACAGTGGCAGGGCCAGAAGCTGGATGCATCAGCGTCAACCGCGGTCACCGTTACCACCGGCCAAACACAGACCGTGGCAAACGAGGCCCTGGTAGCCGGGGCGGCCGTGTCGGGCACCCTGAGTGTTCCGGCTGGGTCTTCCAGCCAAGCAACCTTCGCTACCCTCGTGGGGCCGGCGGGTGTTGTCACTCAATCACAGGTGGCGGGCAACGGCAGTTTCTCCTTCGATCGCCTTCCCGCGGGGTCTTACTCCATCGAATTCAACCGTTCAAGCGGTTTGACCACAACGGTGGAGGCGTCCTTCTTCAAGGATAAATCCGAATCCGCGGGCACATCCTCCGCCACCAAAGTGACCGTAGCCACCGGCGAAATCAAGTCGGGTCTGACCAGCACATCGAAGACCGGCGGCACACTCACCGGCAAGGTTGTGGGCACGGACGGCCAGCCACTGAACAACGTCCCCGTCCGCGTTTACACCAAGGACGGTTCGCTGGTCACTCGCGGCGCGAACACCATCGCCGATGGCACGTTCAAAGTGACAGGGCTCAGCACGGGAAGCTACCTGGTCTCGGCCAACATGATCCCCACCCGGCCTTCGGGTTCGCTCGGGACCATCTTCTCCGGCAACGTGAAAACGGAAGGGGCTGCGTCGAACGTAGCCACCACAGTGGGTACTAACACTGACATCGGCACACTGAGCTTCGCCACGGCAGGCAACGCAGGAACCGGATTCACCGACGTACCTGCGGGTGGGCAATTCAGCACGGAAATTACCTGGATGGCTACGGCCGGCATCAGCACCGGCTGGACGGAAGCGGACGGCTCCAAGACGTTCCGACCGCTCTCCCCCGTCAATCGTGACGCGATGGCAGCCTTCATGTACCGGCTGGCTGGCAAGCCTTCCTTCACGCCGCCAGCTACATCGCCCTTCGCGGATGTACCCACAAACAGCCAGTTCTACAAGGAAATCACTTGGCTCGCTGATAAGGGTGTTTCCACCGGTTGGACCGAAGCCGACGGAAGCAAGACCTACCGTCCCGTTCAGGCGGTAAACCGTGACGCGATGGCAGCATTCATGTACCGCTTGGCAGGGAAACCGGCCTTTACTCCCCCGGTTACTTCGCCCTTCACCGATGTGCCCACAGGCAGCCAGTTCTACAAAGAGATCACTTGGCTGGCAGCCCAAGGCATCAGCACTGGCTGGACAGAAGCGGACAACAGTAAGACGTTCCGCCCGGTGAACGCCGTCAACCGCGATGCGATGGCAGCGTTCATGTACCGCTACAACGCAAAGTTCAACGCAAGCTAG
- a CDS encoding putative cobalt-zinc-cadmium efflux permease (identified by match to protein family HMM PF01545; match to protein family HMM TIGR01297), which translates to MKATQSRPDSASSRFGHTELPEEQHQALRKAIRFEWITVAFLAVSTAMIYLLLGNSQAMKAAWLEDVLSFLPPLSFLIAARVIRKRPTEEHPYGYHRAVGVAHVVAAVALSVMGAYLIVDSGISLFTAEHPTIGGFDFFGQTIWLGWVMIVAMLLTAGPPVYLGHKKMKLAKTLHDKVLYADADMNKADWQTAVAAAAGVAGIGIGWWWADAVAALIISASILHDGVRNTKAAITALMDKRARTYDDAKPHPLGHEIDGYLSGLDWVETAKSRIRDEGHVFHIETFVVPAGDRPTLKQLESARQACIDLDWKAKDMVLVPVSTLPEEFLPGLSGEH; encoded by the coding sequence GTGAAAGCCACGCAAAGCCGGCCCGACAGCGCCAGCTCACGCTTCGGCCACACCGAACTGCCTGAAGAGCAGCACCAGGCGCTACGCAAGGCGATCCGCTTCGAGTGGATCACCGTGGCGTTCCTGGCGGTTTCGACCGCCATGATCTATCTCCTGCTGGGAAACTCCCAAGCCATGAAGGCCGCGTGGCTTGAAGACGTCCTGTCGTTCCTGCCGCCCCTGTCTTTCCTGATTGCCGCCCGCGTGATCCGCAAGCGCCCCACCGAGGAGCATCCTTACGGTTACCACCGTGCCGTTGGCGTTGCCCACGTCGTAGCGGCTGTGGCCTTGTCCGTCATGGGCGCGTACTTGATTGTCGACTCCGGCATCAGTCTCTTCACGGCAGAGCACCCCACCATCGGAGGGTTCGACTTCTTCGGCCAGACGATCTGGCTTGGCTGGGTCATGATTGTTGCGATGCTCCTGACCGCAGGCCCGCCGGTGTACTTGGGCCACAAGAAGATGAAACTGGCCAAGACCCTGCACGACAAGGTCCTCTATGCGGACGCCGACATGAACAAAGCAGACTGGCAGACCGCTGTCGCCGCTGCTGCCGGAGTTGCGGGCATCGGTATCGGCTGGTGGTGGGCGGATGCTGTCGCCGCCCTCATCATCTCCGCGAGCATCCTTCACGACGGCGTACGCAACACCAAAGCAGCAATCACCGCCCTCATGGACAAACGTGCCAGGACTTACGACGACGCCAAACCTCACCCCTTGGGCCATGAGATTGACGGCTACCTCAGCGGACTTGACTGGGTAGAAACAGCAAAATCCCGGATCAGGGACGAAGGGCACGTCTTTCACATCGAAACGTTCGTTGTCCCGGCAGGAGACAGGCCCACTTTGAAGCAGCTGGAATCAGCCCGACAGGCATGTATTGACCTGGACTGGAAGGCGAAGGACATGGTTCTGGTTCCCGTTTCCACCCTGCCGGAAGAGTTCCTGCCCGGCCTTTCAGGAGAACACTGA
- a CDS encoding putative lipoprotein, with protein MSRRWRLAILTAVVILLTGCGVSVPADPQGTLDRVSGGVLRVGASPNGDWVKLPSSGEPTGTEAELVRRFAAQLDARVEWSTGTEHILAERVEHGELDLMIGGLREDTPWEKHAALTRPYTESVDDTGKKHKHVMLVAKGENGFLLTLDTFLKESEVAK; from the coding sequence ATGTCTAGGCGATGGCGACTGGCTATTCTGACGGCAGTTGTCATTCTGCTAACGGGCTGCGGAGTCAGCGTTCCGGCTGATCCCCAGGGCACACTCGACCGGGTCAGCGGTGGCGTGCTCAGGGTAGGCGCTAGTCCCAACGGCGACTGGGTGAAGCTCCCGTCTTCCGGCGAGCCCACTGGGACCGAAGCCGAACTGGTGCGGAGGTTCGCCGCGCAACTGGATGCCAGGGTGGAGTGGAGCACGGGCACCGAACACATCCTGGCCGAACGCGTAGAGCACGGCGAACTTGACCTGATGATCGGTGGCCTGCGCGAAGACACGCCATGGGAAAAGCACGCAGCGCTGACGCGGCCCTATACCGAATCCGTGGACGACACCGGGAAAAAGCATAAGCACGTGATGCTGGTCGCCAAAGGGGAGAACGGCTTCCTCCTGACACTGGATACGTTCCTCAAAGAGTCGGAGGTCGCCAAGTGA
- a CDS encoding integral membrane transporter with CBS domains (identified by match to protein family HMM PF00571; match to protein family HMM PF01595; match to protein family HMM PF03471) yields the protein MYEWIMLGIGLVLTIGTGFFVASEFALVNLDRNDLEARQARGEKRLAPTIKALKITSTHLSGAQLGITLTTLLTGYTFEPAISRMLSGPLLAMGLPEAVVPGIGAVAGIFLATIFSMVIGELVPKNFALALPLATAKVVVPFQALFTAVFKPVILLFNNTANSIIRSFGIDPKEELSGARSAEELSSLVRRSALEGSLDLDHAVLLHRTLRFSEHSAADVMTPRVRMAAVNTTDTAEDIVTLATSTGYSRFPVIGRDRDEVLGVLHVKQAFAVALDQRDQVTAAELMIEPLRVPESMGVDSLLGLLRKQGLQVAIVSDEHGGTAGIVTLEDLVEEIVGELEDEHDRARVGVVRTGRSITFDASLRPDELLDRTGIAVPDGEEYDTVAGFVTDELDRIPELGDEVRVTDGTLRVERVVGTHVERIRFTPDESQAPPKSPHDRIVDNLTQELTHE from the coding sequence ATGTATGAATGGATCATGCTCGGTATCGGCCTCGTCCTGACGATTGGTACCGGATTCTTTGTTGCCTCCGAATTCGCGCTGGTCAATCTTGACCGCAACGACCTTGAGGCTCGCCAAGCCCGCGGTGAGAAGCGCCTTGCACCCACCATCAAGGCGCTGAAGATCACCTCAACGCATCTATCCGGTGCTCAGCTCGGCATCACGTTGACCACTCTCCTGACTGGTTACACGTTCGAACCGGCCATCAGCCGGATGCTCAGCGGCCCACTGCTCGCGATGGGCCTTCCCGAGGCCGTGGTTCCCGGAATCGGCGCTGTTGCCGGAATCTTCCTGGCCACTATCTTCTCCATGGTGATCGGCGAGCTCGTGCCTAAGAACTTCGCTCTGGCTCTGCCATTGGCCACAGCCAAGGTGGTTGTGCCCTTTCAGGCACTGTTCACAGCCGTGTTCAAACCGGTGATCCTGCTGTTCAACAACACAGCAAACAGCATCATCCGTTCGTTCGGCATCGATCCCAAGGAAGAACTTTCCGGCGCCCGTAGCGCCGAAGAACTCAGTTCCCTGGTTCGCCGTTCCGCGCTTGAAGGGTCCCTTGACCTGGACCATGCCGTCCTACTGCACCGGACCCTGCGGTTCTCCGAACACTCCGCCGCGGATGTCATGACACCACGGGTGCGGATGGCCGCCGTAAATACCACCGACACCGCCGAGGACATTGTTACCCTCGCAACCTCAACCGGATACTCACGCTTTCCCGTTATCGGTCGTGACCGTGACGAGGTCCTCGGTGTCCTCCACGTGAAGCAGGCCTTCGCCGTCGCCCTGGATCAACGCGACCAGGTGACCGCTGCAGAGCTGATGATCGAACCATTGCGGGTTCCGGAATCCATGGGTGTCGATTCGTTGCTTGGCCTGCTCCGGAAGCAAGGCCTGCAGGTAGCGATTGTTTCCGATGAGCATGGCGGTACCGCCGGCATTGTCACCCTCGAGGACCTGGTGGAGGAGATCGTCGGCGAACTCGAAGACGAGCACGACCGCGCCCGAGTGGGTGTGGTCAGGACCGGTCGCTCCATCACCTTTGATGCTTCCCTCCGGCCCGATGAGCTCCTGGACAGGACCGGCATTGCCGTTCCTGACGGCGAGGAGTACGACACGGTGGCCGGATTCGTTACGGACGAACTGGACCGCATCCCCGAACTCGGGGACGAAGTCCGCGTCACGGACGGAACGTTGCGGGTTGAACGCGTGGTAGGCACCCATGTGGAACGGATCCGCTTTACCCCTGACGAGTCACAGGCACCCCCAAAAAGTCCTCATGACCGCATCGTCGATAACCTCACGCAGGAGCTGACCCATGAGTGA
- a CDS encoding membrane protein containing CBS domain (identified by match to protein family HMM PF00571; match to protein family HMM PF01595), whose amino-acid sequence MSEYLPGIIWLVVLLVVNAFFVGAEFAVISARRSQIEPKAEAGSKAAKTTLWAMEHATLMLATSQLGITVCSLVILNVSEPAIHHLLEIPLGLTSLSGEAIGIIAFVAALLLVTFLHVVLGEMVPKNISFSVPTRAALILAPPLVMVARILKPVIWTLNGIANSILRLFKVEPKDEATSAYTLDEVANIVEQSTRDGMLSDTSGTLTAAFEFTSKTVADVEVPIGEMVLLPATSTPADIQRAVAEHGYSRYILTDDDGTPTGYLHLKDVMDLTTREKFDQPVPAKRIRKLASAYSGSELEDALATMRRSGAHVARVFDAAGNTTGVLFLEDIIEELVGEVQDATST is encoded by the coding sequence ATGAGTGAATACCTTCCCGGCATCATCTGGCTGGTGGTGCTCCTGGTGGTGAACGCTTTCTTCGTCGGCGCCGAGTTCGCCGTCATTTCGGCCCGCCGGTCACAGATTGAACCGAAGGCGGAGGCTGGCAGCAAAGCGGCCAAAACCACGTTGTGGGCCATGGAGCACGCGACACTGATGCTGGCAACCAGCCAGCTGGGCATCACCGTGTGTTCCTTGGTGATCCTGAACGTCTCTGAACCGGCTATCCACCACCTCTTGGAAATCCCTCTCGGGCTGACCTCTCTGTCCGGTGAAGCGATTGGCATCATCGCCTTCGTAGCCGCGCTGTTGCTGGTGACCTTCCTGCACGTGGTCCTCGGTGAAATGGTCCCGAAAAACATCTCGTTCTCCGTCCCAACCCGCGCAGCGCTGATTCTGGCGCCGCCATTGGTGATGGTCGCCCGGATCCTCAAACCGGTGATCTGGACCCTGAACGGGATAGCGAACTCCATTCTTCGCCTGTTCAAGGTCGAACCAAAGGACGAAGCCACCAGCGCATACACCTTGGATGAAGTAGCCAACATCGTGGAGCAGTCCACCCGGGACGGGATGCTGAGCGACACCAGCGGCACGCTGACCGCGGCGTTCGAGTTCACGTCCAAAACCGTGGCGGATGTCGAAGTGCCTATCGGCGAGATGGTACTCCTGCCAGCCACTTCAACGCCGGCGGACATCCAGCGCGCGGTGGCCGAGCACGGCTACTCCCGCTACATACTCACCGACGACGACGGTACGCCCACCGGTTATTTGCACCTCAAAGACGTCATGGACCTGACCACCCGGGAAAAATTCGACCAACCGGTGCCCGCCAAACGAATCCGCAAACTCGCATCCGCCTACAGCGGCAGCGAACTCGAGGACGCACTGGCCACCATGCGCCGCAGCGGTGCCCACGTCGCACGGGTTTTCGATGCTGCCGGGAACACCACTGGTGTGCTGTTCTTGGAAGACATCATCGAAGAACTCGTCGGCGAAGTACAAGACGCCACCAGCACTTAA
- a CDS encoding hypothetical protein (identified by Glimmer2; putative): MEIPDAANHEISVANCDPAGTSENDTTFSTTGSAATAAGTTNNPGATTNTTATNHATPRRNTATPTHRRHPDNTQKTN, encoded by the coding sequence GTGGAAATACCCGACGCGGCCAACCACGAAATCTCCGTCGCGAACTGCGACCCGGCCGGCACATCCGAGAACGACACCACGTTCTCCACCACCGGATCCGCAGCCACCGCCGCAGGCACCACCAACAACCCCGGCGCCACCACCAACACCACAGCAACCAACCACGCCACACCACGACGAAACACCGCAACCCCCACACACCGGCGACACCCAGACAACACTCAGAAAACCAACTAG
- a CDS encoding putative S-layer homology domain protein (identified by match to protein family HMM PF00395; match to protein family HMM PF00415) produces MAAFLYRHAGSPAFTAPSVSPFTDVPVGAAFYKEITWLASKGISTGWDVGNGKREYRPLSPIARDAMAAFLYRYADKPAFTAPSVSPFGDVPAGGGFYTEITWLAASGISTGWDVGNGVREYRPLNGIARDAMAAFLYRYAGQKEPADPENPAAGTVTVAPDVEILEPAQLETAQVTSNTVVLPSDQATDIKPNDVLVSGITTGTPDGLLVRVVQVVRDPGGTTLVKTKPATVPEAVVSTGGLLEVTGTPVSSEFIPAPDVVVEPDAAPTATKPDMARPFAETSKDVFNKSMTFKKTVKGEFGKPDAPLTGNGSVTLKSSVTAKATAKMTLDVGFLQLKEASVEVTPSVKAEHSVTAEGSLKGQVTSKLGELNAAFTFMAGPVPVVVTAEAEMNANFSLDGNANVAFSSSQTVTSNHGFKYNNGAFSLVNDKPTTAGIQNEYKASASLTARASLDFDATIKLYGVAGITFGMGPYATTTITVTAASGEQLSWTCPLELGVEGRLGVTAGIEIMGFNLGEWEATVTKSWPLFTANPCQGTAVIQPPPTNPTPTPTPTPEPEPTEGNSQRYLTGGYMGVGYEVQVDGTVRSWGRNDSGQLGAGSMPWRSLPGPVPGLSGVKSVAAGYQTAYAIKSDGTVWAWGDNSTNQLGDGTTDSRSTPARIQGISDVIDVAATYYGAIALKKDGSVWAWGLYTMGADAMHAEIRPVPQPLSGLSSIKAIAAGSSSNYALKSDGTVWAWGDNGSGQLGDGTTTERLTPVKVSNLASVKSISAGNGTAYALQTDGTARAWGSNSWGQLGDGTTTWRSLPVTIAGLSGVAALEGGDGNGYALMKDGTVRGWGYNKLGAVGSGDTAERHLPTPVVGVTGAVAVSAGSACAYVVLGNGDALAWGWNEFGQLGDGTYENRARPVAFGVQGSPL; encoded by the coding sequence ATGGCCGCGTTCCTGTACCGGCATGCCGGGTCCCCTGCGTTCACAGCCCCTTCGGTGTCTCCGTTTACTGATGTTCCGGTTGGGGCAGCGTTCTATAAGGAGATCACCTGGCTGGCCTCCAAGGGCATTTCCACCGGCTGGGATGTTGGTAACGGGAAACGTGAGTATCGTCCGTTGTCCCCGATTGCCCGTGATGCGATGGCCGCGTTCTTGTACCGGTACGCGGACAAACCAGCCTTCACCGCCCCTTCTGTTTCTCCTTTCGGTGATGTGCCCGCCGGTGGCGGGTTTTATACCGAGATCACCTGGCTGGCCGCGTCCGGGATTTCCACGGGCTGGGATGTGGGTAACGGGGTGCGGGAATACCGGCCGTTGAACGGGATCGCCCGGGATGCGATGGCCGCGTTCCTGTACCGGTACGCAGGACAGAAAGAACCCGCCGACCCTGAGAACCCTGCCGCAGGGACCGTCACGGTAGCCCCGGACGTCGAGATCCTGGAACCGGCCCAACTCGAAACCGCACAAGTCACCAGCAACACGGTGGTCCTGCCCTCGGATCAAGCAACGGACATCAAACCCAACGACGTACTCGTCTCCGGTATCACCACAGGCACCCCGGACGGGCTCCTGGTCCGGGTGGTCCAGGTAGTGAGGGACCCGGGCGGAACCACCCTGGTGAAAACCAAACCCGCCACCGTGCCCGAAGCCGTGGTCTCCACCGGAGGTTTGCTCGAAGTCACCGGCACCCCGGTGAGCTCCGAGTTCATCCCGGCACCCGACGTCGTCGTTGAACCAGACGCAGCCCCGACCGCAACAAAACCGGACATGGCGCGGCCGTTCGCCGAAACTTCGAAGGACGTGTTCAACAAGTCCATGACGTTCAAGAAGACCGTCAAGGGCGAGTTCGGCAAACCGGACGCACCCTTGACCGGTAATGGCTCGGTGACCTTGAAGTCGTCGGTGACGGCGAAGGCCACGGCGAAGATGACGCTCGACGTCGGCTTCCTGCAGTTGAAGGAAGCCTCGGTAGAGGTGACGCCGTCGGTGAAGGCCGAGCATTCCGTCACGGCCGAGGGGTCTTTGAAGGGCCAGGTGACGTCGAAGCTTGGTGAGCTGAATGCGGCGTTCACGTTCATGGCCGGTCCGGTTCCGGTGGTGGTGACCGCCGAGGCCGAGATGAATGCAAACTTCTCCCTGGACGGGAACGCCAACGTGGCGTTCTCCTCATCCCAGACCGTCACCAGCAACCACGGATTCAAATACAACAACGGCGCATTCAGCCTGGTCAACGACAAACCCACCACCGCAGGAATCCAGAACGAGTACAAAGCCTCCGCCTCACTGACCGCAAGAGCATCCCTGGACTTCGACGCCACCATCAAGCTCTACGGCGTCGCTGGGATCACTTTCGGAATGGGGCCGTACGCGACCACCACCATCACCGTTACCGCTGCCAGCGGGGAACAGCTCTCCTGGACCTGCCCCTTGGAACTCGGCGTCGAAGGCCGGCTCGGCGTGACGGCAGGCATCGAGATTATGGGCTTCAACCTCGGCGAGTGGGAAGCCACAGTAACCAAGTCATGGCCCCTGTTCACTGCAAACCCCTGCCAAGGCACCGCTGTCATCCAGCCCCCACCAACAAACCCCACCCCGACCCCGACTCCCACACCGGAGCCCGAGCCGACTGAGGGGAATAGTCAGCGATACCTGACGGGAGGGTACATGGGAGTCGGTTATGAGGTTCAGGTCGATGGAACTGTCCGTTCGTGGGGCAGGAACGACTCCGGCCAACTGGGGGCAGGCAGCATGCCTTGGCGGAGTCTGCCGGGACCCGTACCTGGCCTCAGCGGGGTCAAATCCGTGGCCGCCGGTTATCAGACTGCCTACGCCATCAAGTCGGATGGCACTGTTTGGGCATGGGGTGACAATTCCACAAATCAGCTCGGTGACGGAACAACCGATTCACGCTCAACACCTGCCCGCATCCAAGGAATTAGCGACGTGATCGATGTAGCGGCGACCTATTACGGGGCCATTGCGCTCAAGAAGGACGGGTCGGTGTGGGCATGGGGCCTGTACACAATGGGGGCGGACGCCATGCATGCAGAGATTCGTCCCGTGCCGCAACCACTATCGGGGCTTTCAAGCATTAAGGCCATCGCTGCAGGGTCAAGTTCGAACTATGCACTTAAGAGTGATGGAACGGTATGGGCATGGGGTGACAACGGCTCAGGACAGCTTGGCGATGGCACGACGACTGAGCGACTGACTCCTGTGAAGGTCAGCAACCTCGCCAGCGTCAAATCCATCTCGGCTGGAAACGGCACTGCTTATGCACTGCAAACGGATGGCACGGCGCGGGCTTGGGGAAGCAACAGCTGGGGGCAGCTCGGCGATGGCACCACAACCTGGCGTTCACTGCCCGTGACAATTGCCGGCCTGTCCGGCGTCGCAGCTCTTGAGGGTGGCGACGGAAACGGCTACGCCCTCATGAAAGACGGGACAGTCCGCGGTTGGGGTTATAACAAACTGGGTGCCGTTGGAAGTGGGGATACCGCGGAGCGGCACCTCCCCACTCCTGTGGTAGGTGTCACCGGTGCAGTTGCCGTTTCCGCCGGATCCGCTTGTGCCTACGTCGTACTGGGAAACGGTGATGCTTTGGCGTGGGGTTGGAACGAATTTGGACAGTTAGGTGACGGGACATACGAAAACCGGGCCAGACCAGTTGCGTTCGGGGTGCAAGGCTCACCGCTGTAA